In Pseudomonas fakonensis, one DNA window encodes the following:
- the fliI gene encoding flagellar protein export ATPase FliI gives MRLDRTSFGKRLESYQGAVKLPDQPVVEGRLLRMVGLTLEAEGLRAAVGSRCLVINDDSYHPVQVEAEVMGFAGAKVFLMPVGSIVGLAPGARVVPLDDNGRLPMGMSMLGRVLDGAGRALDGKGGMKAEDWVPMDGPIINPLNRDPISQPLDVGIRSINGLLTVGRGQRLGLFAGTGVGKSVLLGMMTRFTEAEIIVVGLIGERGREVKEFIEHILGEEGLKRSVVVASPADDAPLMRLRAAMYCTRIAEYFRDKGKNVLLLMDSLTRFAQAQREIALAIGEPPATRGYPPSVFAKLPKLVERAGNGEPGGGSITAFYTVLSEGDDQQDPIADSARGVLDGHFVLSRRLAEEGHYPAIDIEASISRVMPQVVDADHLRQAQKLKQLWSRLSQSRDLISVGAYVAGGDPETDLAIALQPKMVDYLRQGLDENVPMAQSRAELEAIFTPPGAGR, from the coding sequence ATGCGCCTTGACCGCACCAGCTTCGGCAAGCGCCTGGAAAGCTACCAAGGCGCGGTGAAGCTGCCCGACCAGCCGGTGGTCGAAGGCCGCCTGCTGCGTATGGTCGGTCTGACGCTCGAGGCCGAAGGCCTGCGCGCCGCGGTGGGCAGCCGCTGCCTGGTGATCAACGACGACAGCTACCACCCGGTGCAGGTGGAGGCCGAGGTGATGGGCTTTGCCGGCGCCAAGGTGTTCCTCATGCCGGTGGGCAGTATCGTCGGCCTTGCGCCCGGGGCGCGGGTGGTGCCGCTGGACGACAATGGCCGCCTGCCCATGGGCATGAGCATGCTCGGTCGGGTGCTCGACGGCGCCGGCCGCGCGCTGGACGGCAAGGGCGGCATGAAGGCCGAAGACTGGGTGCCGATGGACGGCCCGATCATCAACCCGCTCAACCGCGACCCCATCAGCCAGCCGCTGGACGTGGGCATTCGCAGCATCAACGGCCTGCTCACCGTTGGTCGCGGCCAGCGCCTGGGCCTGTTCGCCGGTACCGGTGTGGGTAAGTCGGTGTTGCTCGGCATGATGACCCGCTTTACCGAGGCCGAGATCATCGTGGTCGGGCTGATCGGCGAGCGGGGCCGCGAGGTGAAGGAGTTCATCGAGCACATTCTCGGTGAAGAAGGGCTCAAGCGTTCGGTGGTGGTGGCATCGCCCGCCGACGATGCGCCGCTGATGCGCTTGCGTGCGGCCATGTACTGCACCCGCATTGCCGAGTATTTCCGCGACAAGGGCAAGAACGTCCTGCTGCTGATGGACTCCTTGACCCGTTTCGCCCAGGCCCAGCGGGAAATCGCCCTGGCCATCGGCGAACCGCCAGCCACCCGTGGCTACCCGCCGTCGGTGTTCGCCAAGCTGCCCAAACTGGTGGAGCGTGCCGGTAACGGCGAGCCCGGCGGTGGCTCGATCACCGCGTTCTATACCGTATTGTCCGAAGGTGACGACCAGCAGGACCCGATCGCCGACTCGGCGCGGGGTGTGCTCGACGGCCACTTCGTGCTGTCGCGCCGGCTGGCCGAAGAGGGCCACTACCCGGCCATCGACATCGAAGCCTCGATCAGTCGGGTCATGCCCCAGGTGGTCGATGCCGATCACCTGCGCCAGGCGCAGAAGCTCAAGCAGCTGTGGTCGCGCCTGTCGCAAAGCCGTGACCTGATCAGCGTCGGTGCCTATGTGGCCGGGGGCGACCCGGAAACCGACCTGGCCATTGCCCTGCAACCGAAAATGGTCGATTACCTGCGCCAGGGCCTGGACGAGAACGTGCCCATGGCCCAGAGCCGCGCCGAGCTCGAAGCGATCTTCACTCCGCCCGGGGCGGGCCGCTAA
- the fliF gene encoding flagellar basal-body MS-ring/collar protein FliF — MAEAVVDNAPAKSGPPAAKPPLFGMAFLENISQMPMLRQVGLLVGLAASVAIGFAVVLWSQQPDYRPLYGSLAGMDTKQVMDTLASSDIPYRVEPNSGALLVKADDLSRARLKLAAAGVAPSDGNIGFELLDKEQGLGTSQFMEATRYRRGLEGELARTVSSLNNVKAARVHLAIPKSSVFVRDERKPSASVLVELYPGRALEAGQVMAIVNLVATSVPELDKSQVTVVDQKGNLLSEQIQDTALTMAGKQFDYSRRMEGMLTQRVHNILQPVLGNDRYKAEVSADVDFSAVESTSEQFNPDQPALRSEQSVNEQRSSSQGPQGVPGALSNQPPGPATAPQTTGGAAGAAGPIQPGQPLVDSNGQQVMDPATGQPMLAPYPSDKRQQSTKNFELDRSISHTRQQQGRLTRLSVAVVVDDQVKLDAASGEATRTPWGAEDLARFTRLVQDAVGFDASRGDSVTVINVPFAADRGDELADIPFYSQPWFWDIVKQVLGVLFILVLVFGVLRPVLNNITGGGKQAAADSDMELGGMIGLDGELANDRVSLGGPTSILLPSPTEGYEAQLNAIKGLVAEDPGRVAQVVKEWINDDE; from the coding sequence ATGGCCGAAGCAGTCGTCGATAACGCCCCCGCCAAAAGCGGCCCGCCAGCAGCCAAGCCGCCGCTGTTCGGCATGGCGTTCCTGGAAAACATTTCGCAGATGCCCATGCTGCGTCAGGTCGGCCTGCTGGTCGGTCTGGCCGCAAGCGTGGCCATCGGTTTTGCCGTCGTGCTGTGGTCGCAGCAGCCGGACTACCGTCCGCTGTATGGCAGCCTGGCCGGCATGGACACCAAGCAGGTCATGGATACCCTGGCCAGCTCCGACATTCCCTATCGCGTGGAGCCGAACTCCGGCGCCCTGCTGGTCAAGGCCGACGACCTCTCCCGTGCGCGCCTTAAACTCGCAGCGGCCGGCGTGGCGCCGAGCGATGGCAATATCGGCTTCGAGCTGCTCGACAAGGAGCAGGGCCTGGGCACCAGCCAGTTCATGGAAGCCACCCGCTACCGCCGTGGCCTGGAAGGCGAACTGGCGCGCACCGTGTCGAGCCTGAACAACGTCAAGGCCGCCCGCGTACACCTGGCCATCCCGAAAAGCTCGGTGTTCGTGCGTGACGAGCGCAAGCCAAGCGCCTCGGTACTGGTCGAGCTGTACCCGGGCCGTGCCCTGGAAGCCGGCCAGGTAATGGCCATCGTCAACCTGGTAGCCACCAGCGTGCCTGAGCTGGACAAGTCCCAGGTGACCGTGGTCGACCAGAAGGGCAACCTGCTCTCCGAGCAGATCCAGGACACCGCCCTGACCATGGCCGGCAAGCAGTTCGACTACAGCCGCCGCATGGAAGGCATGCTCACCCAGCGTGTGCACAACATCCTGCAGCCGGTGCTGGGTAACGACCGCTACAAGGCCGAAGTGTCGGCCGACGTCGACTTCAGCGCGGTGGAGTCCACTTCCGAGCAGTTCAACCCCGACCAGCCGGCCCTGCGCAGCGAGCAGTCGGTCAACGAGCAACGCTCCAGCAGCCAGGGCCCGCAAGGCGTGCCTGGCGCCCTGAGCAACCAGCCGCCAGGCCCGGCCACTGCGCCGCAGACCACTGGCGGTGCCGCCGGCGCGGCAGGCCCGATTCAGCCAGGCCAGCCGCTGGTCGACTCCAACGGCCAGCAGGTCATGGACCCGGCCACCGGCCAGCCGATGCTCGCCCCGTACCCGAGCGACAAGCGCCAGCAAAGCACCAAGAACTTCGAGCTGGACCGCTCCATCAGCCACACCCGCCAGCAGCAGGGTCGCCTGACCCGTCTGTCGGTAGCCGTGGTGGTGGACGACCAGGTCAAGCTCGACGCTGCCAGCGGCGAAGCCACCCGCACCCCTTGGGGCGCCGAGGATTTGGCGCGTTTCACCCGCCTGGTGCAGGACGCGGTGGGCTTCGATGCCAGCCGTGGCGACAGCGTTACCGTGATCAACGTGCCGTTCGCCGCCGACCGTGGCGACGAGCTGGCAGACATTCCGTTCTACTCGCAGCCGTGGTTCTGGGACATCGTCAAGCAGGTGCTGGGCGTGCTGTTCATCCTGGTGCTGGTATTCGGCGTACTGCGTCCGGTGCTCAACAACATCACCGGCGGTGGCAAGCAAGCTGCCGCAGATAGCGACATGGAGCTGGGCGGCATGATCGGTCTGGATGGCGAACTGGCCAACGACCGCGTCAGCCTGGGTGGCCCGACAAGCATTCTGTTGCCGAGCCCGACCGAGGGTTACGAGGCGCAGCTCAACGCAATCAAGGGCCTGGTGGCCGAAGACCCGGGCCGCGTGGCCCAGGTCGTGAAAGAGTGGATCAACGACGATGAGTGA
- a CDS encoding flagellar protein FliT, with translation MSEVIERIERTRDALLAALASRDWDAVGALDLECRICVEDVLAEALVNEVEVRASLEELLEVYRQLIDVASGERQSIVDEMAQLRQAKNAAKVYHLFT, from the coding sequence ATGAGCGAGGTGATCGAGCGTATCGAGCGAACCCGGGATGCGTTGCTGGCAGCGTTGGCCAGCCGTGACTGGGATGCGGTCGGCGCTCTCGACCTTGAGTGCCGTATTTGCGTCGAGGATGTGCTGGCCGAGGCGCTGGTCAACGAAGTCGAAGTGCGCGCCAGCCTGGAAGAGCTGCTGGAGGTTTACCGTCAGCTGATCGACGTGGCAAGCGGTGAGCGTCAATCGATAGTCGACGAGATGGCGCAGTTACGTCAGGCAAAAAACGCGGCGAAGGTATACCATCTGTTCACCTGA
- the fliE gene encoding flagellar hook-basal body complex protein FliE, with protein sequence MTQGVEFNRLMLDMRAMQADAMSLPKVAAAPELAPGQSSFADMLGQAIGKVNDVQQASTQLSNAFEIGKSGVDLTDVMIASQKASVSFQALTQVRNKLVQAYQDIMQMPV encoded by the coding sequence ATGACCCAAGGTGTTGAATTCAATCGTCTGATGTTGGACATGCGTGCCATGCAGGCCGATGCCATGTCGCTGCCCAAAGTTGCTGCCGCCCCCGAGCTGGCGCCGGGGCAGAGCAGCTTCGCCGACATGCTCGGCCAGGCCATCGGCAAGGTGAACGATGTGCAGCAGGCTTCCACCCAGCTGTCCAACGCCTTCGAGATCGGCAAGAGCGGTGTCGACCTGACCGACGTGATGATCGCCTCGCAAAAGGCCTCCGTGTCGTTCCAGGCACTGACCCAGGTGCGTAACAAGCTGGTGCAAGCGTACCAGGACATCATGCAGATGCCGGTTTAA
- the fliH gene encoding flagellar assembly protein FliH, translated as MSTTEHPSDLIRARDLEGVDVWALPSFDPEPEPEPEPEPEIVEEVEEVPLEEVQPLTLEELEAIRQEAYNEGFATGEREGFHSTQLKVRQEAEVALAAKLASLEQLMQHLLEPIAEQDTQIEKGLVQLVAHMTRQVIGRELKTDSSQITHVLREALKLLPMGADNIRIHLNPQDFELAKALRERHEESWKLLEDEALMPGGCRIETAHSRIDATMETRIEKAIAQLYDQSHDQSLHPAAPDISVELDVPAGEDDAP; from the coding sequence ATGTCCACCACCGAACACCCCAGCGACCTGATCCGCGCCCGCGACCTCGAGGGCGTCGATGTGTGGGCGCTGCCCAGCTTCGACCCGGAGCCCGAACCCGAGCCGGAACCTGAGCCGGAAATCGTCGAGGAGGTCGAGGAGGTACCGCTGGAGGAAGTCCAGCCACTGACCCTCGAAGAACTCGAGGCCATCCGCCAGGAGGCCTACAACGAAGGCTTCGCCACCGGTGAGCGTGAAGGCTTCCACAGCACCCAGCTGAAGGTGCGCCAGGAGGCGGAAGTCGCCCTGGCCGCCAAGCTGGCCAGCCTCGAACAACTCATGCAGCACCTGCTCGAGCCCATCGCCGAACAGGACACCCAGATCGAGAAGGGCCTGGTGCAACTGGTGGCACACATGACCCGTCAGGTGATCGGTCGCGAACTCAAGACCGACTCCAGCCAGATCACCCATGTGTTGCGTGAAGCCCTGAAGCTGCTGCCGATGGGCGCCGACAATATTCGCATTCACCTCAACCCGCAGGACTTCGAGCTGGCCAAGGCCCTGCGCGAGCGGCACGAAGAAAGCTGGAAGCTGCTCGAAGACGAGGCGCTGATGCCTGGTGGCTGCCGCATCGAAACGGCCCACAGCCGCATCGACGCGACCATGGAAACCCGCATCGAAAAGGCCATCGCGCAACTGTACGACCAGTCCCATGACCAGTCGCTGCACCCGGCCGCCCCGGACATTTCGGTAGAGCTGGACGTGCCAGCCGGTGAAGACGATGCGCCTTGA
- a CDS encoding sensor histidine kinase: protein MPQAAHKSRVPALQASIPVEQESRLGLEQAFALFNQVSTQLTESYGMLEARVSELKGELEVVSAQRMAELGEKERLANRLQNLLDLLPGGVIVIDAQGYVCEANPTACELLGEPLIGQLWRQVIARSFAPRKDDGHEVSLRDGRRLSIATRSLDAEPGQLVLLTDLTETRRLQDQLARHERLSSLGRMVASLAHQIRTPLSAAMLYAGHLADGERDLPFETRQRFASSLKERLLELEHQVRDMLVFARGELPLGDRLTPKALFQALQHAAQAHVQGHAVRWQCDTQLGELLCNRDTLVGALLNLIDNALQASTEPARLKVHLYRREHSLHLCISDAGTGIDAELLARLGEPFLTTKATGTGLGLAVVQAVVRAHQGSLSLRSKPGRGTCAQVVLPLIGAQEAQ, encoded by the coding sequence ATGCCCCAGGCCGCCCACAAGTCCCGAGTTCCTGCTTTGCAGGCGAGCATCCCGGTCGAGCAGGAAAGTCGGCTGGGCCTCGAGCAGGCGTTCGCCCTGTTCAACCAGGTTTCCACCCAGCTTACCGAGTCCTACGGCATGCTCGAGGCGCGCGTCAGCGAGCTCAAGGGCGAGCTGGAGGTGGTCAGCGCGCAGCGTATGGCTGAGCTTGGCGAGAAAGAGCGCCTGGCCAACCGCCTGCAGAACCTGCTGGATCTGCTGCCGGGCGGGGTGATCGTGATCGACGCCCAGGGCTACGTCTGCGAGGCCAACCCGACCGCCTGCGAGCTATTGGGCGAGCCGCTGATCGGCCAGCTGTGGCGCCAGGTGATCGCCCGCAGTTTCGCCCCGCGCAAGGATGACGGCCATGAAGTGTCGCTGCGTGACGGCCGCCGCCTGTCCATCGCCACCCGTTCGCTGGACGCCGAGCCTGGCCAGCTGGTGTTGCTGACCGATCTGACTGAGACCCGTCGCCTGCAGGACCAGCTGGCGCGCCACGAGCGGCTGTCTTCCCTGGGCCGCATGGTGGCCTCGCTCGCCCATCAAATCCGCACGCCGCTGTCGGCGGCGATGCTCTACGCCGGCCACCTGGCCGATGGCGAGCGCGACCTGCCGTTCGAAACCCGTCAACGTTTTGCCAGCAGCCTGAAAGAGCGCCTGCTGGAGCTGGAGCACCAGGTGCGCGACATGCTGGTGTTCGCCCGCGGCGAGCTGCCGCTGGGCGACCGGCTGACCCCGAAGGCGCTGTTTCAGGCCTTGCAGCATGCGGCCCAGGCCCATGTACAGGGCCATGCGGTGCGCTGGCAGTGCGACACCCAGCTGGGTGAGCTGCTGTGCAATCGCGACACCCTGGTCGGCGCCTTGCTCAACCTGATCGACAACGCCCTGCAGGCCAGTACCGAGCCCGCGCGCCTCAAAGTGCACCTGTACCGCCGCGAGCACAGCCTGCACCTGTGCATCAGCGATGCCGGCACTGGCATCGACGCCGAATTGCTGGCGCGCCTGGGCGAGCCGTTCCTCACCACCAAGGCCACCGGTACCGGGCTGGGCCTGGCGGTGGTGCAGGCTGTGGTACGTGCCCACCAGGGCAGCCTGAGCCTGCGTTCCAAGCCCGGGCGCGGCACCTGTGCCCAGGTGGTGCTGCCGTTGATCGGTGCGCAGGAGGCGCAGTGA
- the fliS gene encoding flagellar export chaperone FliS, whose protein sequence is MNPMLALRQYQKIGAQAQTSEASPHRLVQMLMEGGLDRIAQASGSMQRKDLAGKGIAIGKAIGIIGGLRDGLDRDNMTDELNRLDNLYLYMTRRLSEANMHNDPAILEEVRGLLATVKEGWDAVGGQSTAP, encoded by the coding sequence ATGAACCCAATGTTAGCCCTTCGGCAGTACCAGAAGATCGGCGCCCAGGCGCAGACCTCCGAGGCGAGCCCGCATCGTCTGGTGCAAATGCTGATGGAAGGCGGCCTGGACCGTATCGCCCAGGCCAGTGGCTCCATGCAACGCAAGGACCTTGCCGGCAAGGGTATTGCCATCGGCAAGGCCATCGGCATCATTGGCGGCCTGCGGGACGGCCTTGACCGCGACAACATGACCGATGAACTCAATCGCCTCGACAACCTCTACCTGTACATGACCCGCCGTCTGAGCGAGGCCAACATGCACAACGACCCGGCTATTCTGGAGGAGGTCCGCGGCTTGCTGGCCACCGTCAAGGAAGGCTGGGATGCGGTCGGCGGGCAGTCGACGGCACCTTGA
- a CDS encoding sigma-54-dependent transcriptional regulator, protein MDIKVLLVEDDRVLRQALVDTLEIGGFAHRAVGSAEEAIQAVGEEPFSLVVSDVNMPGMDGHQLLAQLGRNHPELPVLLMTAHAAVERAVDAMRQGAVDYLVKPFEPRALISLVERHAAGQLGDAEQDGPVASEPASRQLLELAARVARSDSTVLISGESGTGKEVLARYIHQQSPRAAAPFVAINCAAIPDNMLEATLFGHEKGSFTGAIAAQPGKFEQADGGTLLLDEISEMPLALQAKLLRVLQEREVERVGGRKPIALNIRVLATTNRDLAGEVAAGRFREDLYYRLSVFPLAWRALRERPADILPLAERLLARHVGKMKHAPVRLSADARACLQAHAWPGNVRELDNALQRALILQQGGVIEAADFCLAGVIPLSSPAVATTVPLSDDLTVEAGGLGDDMRRHEYQMIIDTLRAERGRRKEAAERLGISPRTLRYKLAQMRDAGLDVEASLFG, encoded by the coding sequence ATGGATATCAAGGTATTGCTGGTCGAAGACGACCGTGTATTGCGCCAGGCCCTGGTCGATACCCTCGAGATCGGCGGTTTCGCCCACCGCGCCGTGGGGTCGGCCGAGGAGGCCATCCAGGCAGTGGGTGAGGAGCCGTTCAGCCTAGTGGTCAGCGACGTCAACATGCCCGGCATGGACGGCCACCAGCTGCTGGCGCAACTGGGGCGCAACCACCCCGAGCTGCCGGTGCTGCTGATGACCGCCCATGCTGCGGTCGAGCGCGCCGTGGATGCCATGCGCCAGGGGGCGGTGGACTATCTGGTCAAGCCTTTCGAGCCCCGTGCGCTGATCAGCCTGGTGGAGCGCCACGCCGCAGGCCAGCTGGGAGACGCCGAGCAGGACGGCCCGGTGGCCAGCGAGCCGGCCAGCCGGCAGTTGCTTGAGCTGGCCGCGCGCGTGGCGCGCAGCGACTCGACCGTGCTCATTTCCGGCGAGTCCGGCACCGGCAAGGAAGTGCTGGCGCGCTACATTCATCAGCAGTCGCCCCGTGCAGCGGCGCCGTTCGTGGCGATCAACTGCGCGGCAATCCCCGACAACATGCTCGAGGCCACCCTGTTCGGCCACGAGAAGGGCTCGTTCACCGGCGCCATCGCCGCCCAGCCCGGCAAGTTCGAGCAGGCCGATGGCGGCACCTTGCTGCTCGACGAAATTTCGGAAATGCCCCTGGCCTTGCAGGCCAAGCTGCTGCGGGTGCTGCAGGAGCGTGAAGTGGAGCGGGTAGGGGGGCGCAAGCCGATCGCCCTGAATATTCGCGTGCTGGCCACCACCAACCGTGACCTGGCTGGTGAAGTCGCCGCCGGGCGTTTCCGCGAAGACCTGTACTACCGCCTGTCGGTGTTCCCCCTGGCCTGGCGCGCCCTGCGCGAGCGCCCGGCCGACATTCTGCCGCTGGCCGAGCGCCTGCTCGCCCGCCATGTCGGCAAGATGAAGCACGCCCCGGTACGCCTGTCGGCTGACGCGCGCGCCTGCCTGCAGGCCCATGCCTGGCCGGGCAACGTGCGTGAACTGGACAACGCACTGCAGCGTGCGCTGATCCTGCAGCAGGGCGGGGTGATCGAGGCGGCGGATTTCTGTCTGGCAGGCGTCATTCCGTTGTCGAGCCCGGCGGTGGCCACTACGGTGCCATTATCCGATGATTTGACGGTCGAGGCGGGTGGTCTGGGCGATGACATGCGCCGTCATGAATACCAGATGATCATCGACACCCTGCGCGCCGAGCGCGGGCGTCGCAAGGAGGCGGCCGAGCGCCTGGGCATCAGCCCGCGCACGCTGCGCTACAAGCTCGCACAGATGCGCGACGCAGGGCTCGATGTGGAAGCCAGCCTGTTCGGCTGA
- the fliG gene encoding flagellar motor switch protein FliG codes for MSDNRAVTAKLSRVDKAAILLLSLGETDAAQVLRHMGPKEVQRVGVAMAQMGNVHREQVEQVMSEFVEIVGDQTSLGVGSDGYIRKMLNQALGEDKANGLIDRILLGGNTSGLDSLKWMEPRAVADVIRYEHPQIQAIVVAYLDPDQAGEVLSNFDHKVRLDIVLRVSSLNTVQPAALKELNQILEKQFSGNSNAARTTLGGIKRAADIMNFLDSSVEGALMDSIREIDSDLSEQIEDLMFVFNNLADVDDRGIQALLREVSSDVLVVSLKGADERVKDKIFKNMSKRASELLRDDLEAKGPVRVSDVETAQKEILTIARRMAEAGEIVLGGKGAEEMI; via the coding sequence ATGAGTGACAACCGAGCCGTTACCGCCAAGCTGAGCCGCGTCGACAAAGCGGCCATCCTCCTGCTCTCGCTGGGCGAGACCGATGCTGCGCAGGTGCTGCGCCACATGGGCCCGAAGGAAGTGCAGCGGGTCGGCGTGGCCATGGCGCAGATGGGCAACGTCCATCGCGAACAGGTCGAGCAGGTGATGAGCGAGTTCGTCGAGATCGTCGGCGACCAGACCAGCCTGGGTGTCGGCTCCGACGGCTACATCCGCAAGATGCTCAACCAGGCGCTGGGCGAAGACAAAGCCAACGGCCTGATCGACCGCATCCTGCTGGGCGGCAACACCAGCGGCCTGGACAGCCTCAAGTGGATGGAGCCGCGCGCCGTGGCCGACGTCATCCGCTACGAGCACCCGCAGATCCAGGCCATCGTGGTCGCCTACCTCGACCCCGACCAGGCCGGTGAAGTGCTGAGCAACTTCGACCACAAGGTGCGCCTGGACATCGTCTTGCGCGTATCGTCGCTGAACACCGTACAGCCGGCCGCGCTCAAGGAGCTGAACCAGATCCTCGAGAAGCAGTTCTCGGGCAACTCCAATGCCGCGCGCACCACCCTGGGCGGCATCAAGCGCGCCGCCGACATCATGAACTTCCTCGACAGTTCGGTAGAGGGCGCGCTGATGGACTCGATCCGCGAGATCGACAGCGACCTGTCCGAGCAGATCGAAGACCTGATGTTCGTCTTCAACAACCTGGCCGACGTCGACGACCGTGGTATCCAGGCGCTGCTGCGCGAAGTGTCCTCCGACGTGTTGGTGGTGTCGCTCAAGGGCGCCGACGAGCGGGTCAAGGACAAGATCTTCAAGAACATGTCCAAACGTGCCTCGGAACTGCTGCGCGACGACCTCGAGGCCAAGGGCCCGGTACGGGTCAGCGACGTGGAAACGGCGCAGAAGGAAATCCTCACCATCGCCCGTCGCATGGCCGAGGCCGGCGAGATCGTGCTCGGTGGCAAGGGCGCCGAGGAAATGATTTAA
- the fleQ gene encoding sigma-54 dependent transcriptional regulator, giving the protein MWRETKILLIDDDSARRRDLAVVLNFLGEENLPCSSDNWQQTVEALSSSREVLCVLIGAVNAPAGVLGLLKTVAGWDEFLPVLLLGEISSAEFPEDLRRRVLSNLEMPPSYSQLLDSLHRAQVYREMYDQARERGRQREPNLFRSLVGTSRAIQHVRQMMQQVADTDASVLILGESGTGKEVVARNLHYHSKRREAPFVPVNCGAIPAELLESELFGHEKGAFTGAITSRAGRFELANGGTLFLDEIGDMPLPMQVKLLRVLQERTFERVGSNKTQSIDVRIIAATHKNLESMIEDGTFREDLYYRLNVFPIEMAPLRERVEDIPLLMNELISRMEHEKRGSIRFNSASIMSLCRHGWPGNVRELANLVERMAIMHPYGVIGVSELPKKFRYVDDEDEQLVDSLRSDLEERVAINGHTPSFANPAMLPPEGLDLKDYLGSLEQGLIQQALDDANGIVARAAERLRIRRTTLVEKMRKYGMSRQGGEEQAED; this is encoded by the coding sequence ATGTGGCGTGAAACCAAGATTCTCCTGATCGATGACGACAGCGCCCGCCGCCGCGATCTGGCGGTGGTCCTGAATTTCCTCGGCGAAGAAAACCTGCCGTGCTCCAGTGACAACTGGCAGCAGACGGTCGAGGCCTTGTCGTCGAGCCGCGAAGTGCTGTGCGTGCTGATCGGGGCGGTAAATGCTCCAGCCGGTGTGCTCGGGTTGCTTAAGACAGTGGCAGGGTGGGATGAGTTCCTTCCAGTGCTGCTTCTGGGTGAAATTTCTTCGGCGGAGTTCCCTGAGGACCTGCGCCGCCGTGTGCTGTCCAACCTCGAGATGCCGCCGAGCTACAGCCAATTGCTCGATTCGCTGCACCGGGCTCAGGTCTATCGTGAGATGTACGACCAGGCCCGCGAGCGCGGTCGCCAGCGCGAGCCCAACCTGTTCCGCAGCCTGGTTGGCACCAGCCGTGCCATCCAGCATGTGCGGCAGATGATGCAGCAGGTGGCCGATACCGACGCCAGTGTGCTGATTCTGGGTGAGTCCGGCACCGGTAAAGAGGTGGTGGCGCGCAACCTGCACTATCACTCCAAACGCCGCGAAGCGCCGTTCGTGCCGGTCAACTGCGGTGCCATCCCGGCAGAATTGCTCGAAAGCGAACTGTTCGGTCACGAGAAGGGCGCCTTCACCGGGGCCATCACCAGCCGTGCCGGGCGTTTCGAGTTGGCCAACGGCGGCACGCTGTTCCTCGACGAAATCGGCGACATGCCGCTGCCGATGCAGGTCAAGCTGCTGCGGGTGCTGCAGGAACGCACATTCGAACGCGTGGGTAGCAACAAGACCCAGAGCATCGACGTGCGCATCATCGCGGCCACCCACAAAAACCTCGAAAGCATGATCGAGGACGGCACTTTCCGCGAAGACCTGTACTACCGGCTGAACGTCTTCCCCATCGAGATGGCCCCGCTGCGCGAGCGCGTCGAGGACATCCCGCTGCTGATGAACGAGCTGATTTCGCGTATGGAGCACGAGAAGCGCGGCTCGATCCGCTTCAACTCCGCCTCGATCATGTCGCTGTGCCGCCACGGCTGGCCGGGCAACGTACGCGAGCTGGCCAACCTGGTGGAGCGCATGGCGATCATGCACCCCTACGGGGTGATCGGTGTGTCGGAGCTGCCGAAGAAATTCCGCTACGTCGACGACGAAGACGAGCAACTGGTCGACAGCCTGCGCAGCGACCTCGAAGAGCGCGTGGCGATCAACGGCCATACGCCAAGCTTCGCCAACCCCGCCATGCTGCCGCCAGAAGGCCTGGACCTGAAGGACTACCTCGGCAGCCTCGAGCAGGGCTTGATCCAGCAGGCGCTGGACGATGCCAACGGCATCGTCGCCCGGGCCGCCGAACGCCTGCGCATCCGCCGCACCACGCTGGTGGAAAAGATGCGCAAGTACGGCATGAGCCGCCAGGGCGGCGAGGAACAGGCGGAGGATTGA